The following are encoded together in the Hemicordylus capensis ecotype Gifberg chromosome 4, rHemCap1.1.pri, whole genome shotgun sequence genome:
- the PDC gene encoding phosducin translates to MEDQTGPSLDEDFEAPEATHTGPKGVINDWRKFKLESEDKHALPVSKKEILIRQMSSPYRSHSRDDKDTRERFSRKMSVQEYELINDEKEDEGCLRKYRKRCMQDMHQRLSFGPKYGYLSELQNGEQFLEAVEKERKTITIIVHIYEDGIKGCEALSNSLTCLAAEYPVVKFCKIKASNTGAGDRFSTDVLPTLLVYRGGELISNFISVTEHFNEEFFAVDVETFLNEYGLLPEKDIPALGNGNMDEQDVE, encoded by the exons GACCAAAAGGGGTGATCAATGACTGGAGAAAGTTTAAATTAGAAAGTGAAGACAAGCATGCCCTTCCTGTAAGCAAGAAAGAGATCCTCATCAGGCAAATGTCCTCACCCTATCGCTCTCACAGCAGAGATGATAAAGACACCAGAGAGCGATTCAGCCGAAAG ATGAGCGTCCAGGAGTATGAGCTAATTAATGATGAAAAAGAGGATGAAGGTTGCCTACGGAAGTACCGCAAGCGCTGTATGCAGGACATGCATCAGCGGCTGAGCTTTGGGCCCAAATATGGCTACCTTTCAGAGCTGCAAAATGGAGAACAGTTCTTGGAAGCTGTGGAGAAAGAGCGGAAAACCATCACCATTATTGTCCACATCTATGAAGATGGCATCAAGGGCTGCGAGGCACTAAGCAACAGCTTGACTTGTCTTGCTGCTGAATACCCTGTGGTGAAATTCTGCAAGATCAAGGCCTCTAATACGGGGGCTGGAGACCGTTTCTCCACTGATGTTCTCCCAACACTTCTTGTCTACAGAGGTGGGGAGCTCATAAGCAATTTCATTAGTGTCACTGAACATTTCAATGAAGAGTTTTTTGCTGTGGATGTGGAAACGTTCCTAAATGAGTATGGGTTGCTTCCTGAGAAGGATATCCCAGCACTTGGGAATGGCAACATGGACGAACAAGATGTTGAATAG